DNA from Brassica napus cultivar Da-Ae chromosome C4, Da-Ae, whole genome shotgun sequence:
TAGATTATGACCTGGAATCTTCTCTAGTTTTGTTTTAGATTCATAGACTGCCATTTAGTATCTACCATAGTGAGGAATGCCATAAAATGTGTTGAAAGATAGCAAATTAAGACAAGAGGGACAACATGAAACTCACCAACATACAGTTTGATTTAGCAAAAAAACCAACAACATACAGTTAGAGACAAAAGGTTTTGTGTGTTACTGTCACGTTTATATATTTGGAAACCAAAGCGTGTGGACACACAAAGAGTCAAATCCATTTTTGTTAAAAGAGTCGAATCTAACTGAATTCATCAAAGCATGTGGAAACCAAAGCGTGTGAACACACAAAGAGTCAAATCCTTTTTGGTTAAAAGAGTCGAATCTAACTGAATTCATCAAAGCATGTGGAAACCAAAGCGTGTGGACACACAAAGAGTCAAATCTAACTGTATTAACTGAACCTTTGAGTCGAGCTGAGGAGCCTTTCATGTTAGACAGGTTTGGGGCTGTTCGTTTCACCATTTGTCATCTTCATTTACATGATTCATTTACATGATCTATTCAGATGATCTAATCAGATGATTCATTAAGATTTTGTGACTGTTTGTTTGTCCATGCAGATAGTccatctagatgaatcatctagatggatcttatgtttgtttttttattttcttttccatccaaattagtttagtaaataaactaccaaaatacccttgtgttgttttaatcatatgtttgatattaattttagctgtattatctttaattatttagttttatatatttacattaaaattgtttcaaaattaacaggtttttgcggttttggcgggaaaacgagatttttggttttagcgggaaaacacggtttttttttgcggaaaaacaagatttttcggttcCAGCGGaaaaaacgagatttttcggttttggcgggaaaatgaggtttttcggttttggcgggaaaacgagatttttaggttttggcgggaaaacgagattttttcggttttggcgagaaaacgagatttttcggttttggcaggaaaacgagatttttcggttttggtgagaaaacgagatttttcggttttggcgagaaaacaagatttttcggttttcgcGAGTAAACgaaatttttcggttttggcggggaaATGagatttttgcagttttggcgagaaaacgagatttttcggttttggctcgaaaacgagatttttcggttttagcgggaaaacaagattttttagttttggcgagaaaacgagATTTCTCGGTTCTGGTGAGAAAACGAGATTtcttggttttggcgggaaaatgcatttttgctGTTTTGGTgtgaaaaattagtttttaagtttttgtgtGTGACAAAATGGATATAtaggtttgtaatttgtgaattacattagGGGCATAATAGATATTATACCattttgaatgaaccatctccattcaaatggtccaaattggttcagctgaatgaactttaaaattaagcctaaatttcTGAAAGTCATCCGAATGATCCATCTGGATGAGTTACATTTTTAGTTCCTAAACGAACAAAACTCTCATTTCCATCTAGATGGTCCATCCAGATAGAGAAACAAAGAGGCCCTTGGTTTATTTGTCTCCTCTTCCTTTTACACTTATGTGCCTTGTGTTACATTACACTTTTATTTGCTGATTTGGATAATGGTAGCACATAACTTTGTCTCTACATCACACTTCGTTTAGCTTCTCAAATTGCATGAAAACGTTGTatagtataaaatttaaatggagTTATTTCACTTATTTGATGGAACAAATTTTGCAGGTAAGGAGATTAGAGTTGAAACGTTGGTTGAAAAAGGGTTTGAAGCCTGTGGATCGTAGTTTGGTATCAGATGTATCACAATTTATTAAGGATCCTTCAGATTTGTAAGAAGGATTCTCAGTCTGTTCaacaactttgttttttttttgtgtgtgtaattttttacttttgggGGTGGTCAAACACATTAACATTATGAGAATGTCATTTTTGTTATTCatttgtattcttttttttttttttgataatccagggttCCCCGCTTCGCGGGTCATTCCCTGGGCCCGGTTAGGCAGCGGGCCAGCTTCACCCGGAAGGTTTTTTCCTGAGCCCGAAGGCCCAGTACCCACTTTAGTGACAGGGATGAGCAGTTCGCCTCCGGCTGGCGTCGAACCCGGAAGCATGACAATTGGCCCCCAAGGCTCTAACCAGTAGAGCTGACTCATCCCGTCTTCATTTGTATTCTTGTACCCTTCAAATCTTCATATCAAACTAATTCAAAGTTTTGGTTTCAAATAGCTGAAAATACAAAGGAGCAAGATGTAGAGACACAGTGAAGAGAACTGAAAGTCACATTATCATGCCGGCTAAGAGCATCTTCGATATAGTATAAAATGGAATAATTCCATAATGAAGTTAAGTTTTgtcaaatcatttttattttgaagtgaaaaatgaaatctctataatattatttgataagtCAGTTTCTTATGTGTCATGTTCACATTAACTCTCACGGTGGTTGATTACGATGatatctttaatgaattaaatatattcaattatcattattaaatatttattttatattatttttccttttttatttagatttccTTTTTTCAAATAacctatataatattttttttcataaattaaaaaaggaaaatatattttatatatagtgtaattaataataaggaaagttcacaaaataatcttgattttgaagtaaaaaataatatttcctttaaaaaaaatcttaaacaacataatatatattttaaaagtattatacattttatttaaatctatttctcaaattcttacaaaataatttaaatcacataaactaagatatttttaatgattaaaatttaatttaatctttttatgttctcttttatatttttcaaataacatatatgataaagaaaatatttataaaacttaaaacaaaaatattttttatacataaTGTGATCtcataaaaaggaaagtttagaagaataattttgatattaaagtaaaaaattaatCTTCTCTCTTAGAATGTATCGGTTATGTTTTGATGCAATTTTGTACCtatcatcactttatttttataattttatttttgaaaattaacatATGCTAAATTACTAAATCGTATAAAATTAACATAGGCATGGGGCTatttacaactagccaattcattaatatatatacacatctaAGGTGAAAACCAAACTAATGCAacgaatataataaatatgatttggttgaattagATTAGAAATAGTTATACTTGAATTTGACGgaatatatgtaacacaatataTCCATAAAATGAGTAATTAgcaatccaatttttttatataaagtcaaacattaaataaaaataatatcatttataataatatttttatacatataaattatagaacGACTCAACATATtactaaataaatatgaaattctcaaataatattataaatgttttaactAACTATTACaattaagtattattgttatatttatttatgtaactttgaatcgatcaacactttggtttagttttactatttgattctcaaaacaacatatattaaattatacataatcctactaaaaaaatatatacaaatctaAGACAAGAATCAAACTACatgaaaataacaaaagtaatcaaaattttaatatgtattaaaaaatattttagttgaatctaaaaaataatgttatctaatatatccaaataataaccaaacagtcaagatattatatatccaaaattatacgtctaattaaaatgacataatattatttaaaataaaccatGCATATtgattacaaataaaataacataataattaaaaaattaaaaacaaaatactgataaattattataatgtaaaaaaattattataatgtatttattttgtaaatatttatatccgtgcatgagcacggaaaaatcacctagtaataaataaaaataaattcattattttatttttggaataaCTTCCTTTTTATTCTATTCTGGAGTTGTGTTAGAGAAGATTCACTCCAAATCCCATTTAGAAGTAAGAAATATAATAGGTTTTGTGATGCTCTAAGCTGCACGTTCTAATGTTTTGTAATGGACAGTCCTTGGTATTAATTCCCTTTTTTTCTGTCAACAACCTTAAAGACTCATATTGACTTTGTATTAATTCTAAATTAATAAGATAGATCAAAAGGCAATAGGAACAAGAGTTATGTTTTATTATCACCGGAACCTAAACTATGCATAAGAAGTCGCATAAATATATGTACTCCTGCTCTCTAGATCGTTTCGAGTGGAAGAAACAAGTTTTCATCAAGTTTTCATCATGTTAAGCTTAAACAAGCTGAAGAGGAGGTTGGTCTTGACCGGAGAATTGTTGATTCGGTTCAAGAAGGTTCACCGGAATATAGCTCCGGTTATAATTCTGTGACTGATCATGAGAAGACAGACCAGATTCATAAACCGCAGTTCCTTGTATCACACTCGATTCCTGTTGTTCCGGATCCAGCCTAGCGCAGTTTCCTATCTGCAAAAACCGAAAAAAGTTTGGTTGTGACTTGTGAGAGAATGAAGTAGAGAGTAGAGATTTAAATAAAGATTGTAAAGAAAACGTGACTAACCTGAGCTCTCAGGTACATGTTATCATGTTGCAACTCCATCTCCTACATGATTTTTGACAAAACTCAACCTCCAAGAAGAAGACACGACATAGATGGAAAAAACGTTACTTGCAGAGGAACAAATGTTGCTTACCCTCTTCTGCATATACTCAAGCTCTGCCACTAACAACTCATTCTGCGATATTCCATGTAAGTGTGAGAAAAACTATGTAAACTATAAAGAAACAGATAGACGTAGGTGCATGTATTAAGTACCTTCTTGGATCGGACGCGGTTTATTCCTTTTTCAAGCCTTCCTTCTAGGTTTTTGAGTTCCTTGAAGTTCAAGGAACCAAGTGATTCTCCAACAATATGCCTTCATTTTATAAACATGAAcattaataaacaaaacaacttCTTTAGAAAATTACAAGCTAACATGTGCACCTTAACTCATTCCACTTGAACAAATCGAAATGCTCAGCTTTATAATGTAGTGTTCAGAACTAGAAACCATATCTGAAACTTCATGAAGTGTTGATACTTTACCTGTTAGAATTTTGAATGTCCCGAATCTGCCTCCGAAGCTTAGAGGCTTCTTGCTGATAATACTTCGGAGTTCCATGCATACAAACACCATAACATTTCAAGAACCCACTCTTTTTTtcagta
Protein-coding regions in this window:
- the LOC106414128 gene encoding agamous-like MADS-box protein AGL1: MEEGGSSHDAESNKKLVRGKIEIKRIENTTSRQVTFCKRRNGLLKKAYELSVLCDAEVALVVFSTRGRLYEYANNSVKGTIERYKKACSDAVNPPTITEANTQYYQQEASKLRRQIRDIQNSNRHIVGESLGSLNFKELKNLEGRLEKGINRVRSKKNELLVAELEYMQKREMELQHDNMYLRAQIGNCARLDPEQQESSVIQGTAVYESGLSSHDQSQNYNRSYIPVNLLEPNQQFSGQDQPPLQLV